From a single Bacillus pseudomycoides DSM 12442 genomic region:
- a CDS encoding DUF4097 family beta strand repeat-containing protein, with protein sequence MKKYFMVMSVILAVMFLSACTEGLESEDFQMASLKDIDTIHIDHGSTKINIVSADIDELEAYLLLYDNGPGILMDKGKRKIMIRVKNDITRLFKIDWMPQLEVRIPTEFTGEIIVDGSSGSVVGKELQTHNLRVNGSSGNVKLDFLHFHSEVYATTTSGNVDVSLNGHEPDVTLLLKSNSGRRSVSIVLDNHQQGKKETKGTSGSGDYKVQLETSSGNISLK encoded by the coding sequence ATGAAGAAATACTTTATGGTCATGTCGGTTATTCTTGCTGTAATGTTTTTAAGTGCCTGTACGGAAGGTTTGGAAAGTGAAGACTTTCAAATGGCTTCCCTTAAAGATATAGATACCATTCACATAGATCATGGAAGCACAAAGATAAATATAGTATCAGCGGATATAGATGAATTGGAAGCGTACTTACTTTTATACGACAATGGTCCGGGAATTTTAATGGATAAGGGGAAACGAAAAATAATGATTCGAGTAAAAAATGATATAACCCGTCTGTTTAAAATCGATTGGATGCCCCAATTGGAAGTTCGAATTCCCACTGAATTCACAGGAGAAATCATAGTCGATGGCTCCTCTGGCAGCGTCGTTGGTAAGGAGCTGCAAACGCACAACCTGCGAGTTAATGGAAGTAGTGGTAACGTAAAACTTGACTTCCTTCACTTTCATAGTGAGGTTTACGCTACTACAACAAGTGGAAATGTGGACGTTTCCTTGAATGGGCATGAACCAGATGTCACGCTACTCCTCAAATCCAACAGCGGGAGACGTTCAGTCAGCATCGTATTAGATAATCATCAACAAGGTAAAAAAGAAACAAAAGGAACGTCTGGGAGCGGGGATTATAAAGTGCAATTGGAAACCTCTTCAGGAAATATATCATTGAAATAA
- a CDS encoding ABC transporter permease, with the protein MVSLLYTELLKLKRSYMLLISIMGAAVAPFMVVVASYISIKTKHPTPTIVFEQLFNEVTLYTVVVIGVPLFGVITAYLFNREYAEDTLKNLLTIPVSRIKFLISKLIVLFLWIMLLILVAWGLTVIFGLLGQFKGLNSLLLINSLKRLLIGGAFLFILSTPAIFITIVLKSYVPTMVFTIVIVLLNLMTTNSKHRGLFPWQAAGDISRNTLLPTYPPEYSYIVIFATSFIGLISLIIYFKRVDIH; encoded by the coding sequence TTGGTTAGTTTATTATACACAGAACTATTAAAATTAAAACGGTCTTATATGCTTTTGATTAGTATTATGGGGGCAGCGGTAGCACCTTTTATGGTAGTAGTAGCTTCATATATAAGCATAAAAACAAAACATCCTACTCCAACTATTGTGTTTGAACAACTGTTTAATGAAGTCACTTTGTATACTGTTGTAGTGATTGGAGTCCCTCTATTTGGAGTCATCACCGCTTATCTTTTTAATCGTGAATATGCAGAAGACACATTAAAAAATTTATTAACTATTCCTGTATCACGCATTAAATTCCTTATAAGCAAATTAATAGTCTTATTCTTATGGATTATGCTCTTAATTTTGGTTGCTTGGGGACTAACTGTCATTTTCGGTCTATTAGGACAGTTTAAAGGTCTTAATTCATTATTATTAATAAATTCCTTAAAACGACTTCTTATAGGTGGAGCATTTCTTTTTATTCTATCAACACCAGCCATATTTATAACAATTGTATTAAAGAGTTATGTACCAACTATGGTATTTACGATTGTAATAGTCTTATTAAACTTAATGACGACAAATTCAAAACATAGAGGATTGTTTCCATGGCAAGCAGCAGGAGATATTTCAAGAAATACGCTTCTTCCCACTTACCCTCCTGAATATTCCTATATTGTTATTTTTGCAACATCTTTTATTGGATTAATATCATTAATTATCTATTTTAAAAGGGTAGATATTCACTGA
- a CDS encoding undecaprenyl-diphosphatase, translated as MSFSQLNIDAFRAINDLGKQYSFLNSPMIFLAEYMVYFLGLIIIAYWFTRSRKNRMMIIQAMVAFVTAEIIGKLAGKFHLNYQPFAVLPDVNKLVDHAVDNSFPSDHTILFFSICFSFWLVRKKTGWLWLVLALCVAISRIWVGVHYPFDVVTGALLGSISALFSYWLAPKIAFIKQLLNLYEKMEKNVLPSKNKSKDF; from the coding sequence ATGTCTTTTTCTCAATTAAATATTGATGCTTTTCGAGCCATCAATGATTTAGGTAAACAATATTCATTCCTAAACTCACCCATGATATTTTTGGCGGAATATATGGTATATTTTTTAGGCTTAATTATTATAGCTTACTGGTTTACTCGCTCTCGAAAAAACAGGATGATGATTATTCAAGCGATGGTTGCTTTCGTGACTGCTGAGATAATTGGAAAACTAGCAGGGAAATTTCATTTGAATTATCAACCATTTGCAGTATTACCTGATGTTAATAAACTTGTCGATCATGCAGTAGATAATTCATTTCCTAGTGACCATACGATTCTATTTTTTTCAATTTGTTTTTCATTTTGGCTTGTTCGTAAAAAGACTGGATGGTTATGGCTTGTGCTTGCACTCTGTGTAGCTATCTCTCGTATCTGGGTAGGAGTTCATTATCCTTTCGATGTCGTAACAGGAGCTTTATTAGGAAGTATTTCAGCATTATTTTCGTATTGGTTAGCACCGAAAATTGCATTTATCAAACAATTACTTAATCTTTATGAAAAAATGGAGAAAAATGTCTTACCATCCAAAAACAAATCGAAAGACTTTTGA
- a CDS encoding DUF6141 family protein → MKQQEHVIFREVQRPQQIWVWILILGIAILMWYGFIQQIILDTPFGDKPAPNGILIVLWLFFGIAFPVLMLGALKLIIEVREKGLYVRFVPFHFQYKQYLFKNIRHYECITYSPLKRFGGWGIRFNLKGEKAYNMNGKKGIELKLKYNTVVIGTQKPDELKKALDSAQKA, encoded by the coding sequence ATGAAACAACAAGAACATGTTATCTTTCGTGAGGTTCAGCGACCACAACAAATTTGGGTATGGATACTCATATTGGGGATCGCCATACTGATGTGGTATGGATTCATTCAACAAATTATCCTTGATACCCCGTTTGGAGATAAACCAGCTCCCAATGGGATATTAATTGTTTTGTGGTTGTTTTTTGGGATTGCCTTTCCTGTATTAATGCTTGGGGCATTGAAACTGATCATTGAGGTCCGTGAAAAAGGTCTTTATGTTCGTTTTGTTCCTTTTCATTTTCAATATAAGCAGTACCTTTTTAAAAATATACGTCACTATGAATGCATTACCTACAGTCCACTAAAACGATTTGGAGGATGGGGAATTCGTTTTAACCTTAAGGGTGAAAAAGCCTATAACATGAATGGAAAGAAAGGTATAGAGCTAAAGTTGAAATATAACACAGTGGTAATCGGTACTCAAAAACCGGACGAATTAAAAAAAGCATTGGACTCGGCACAAAAAGCATAA
- a CDS encoding helix-turn-helix transcriptional regulator, with protein sequence MPIKTRMKEYRVRLNMSQEDLANKVGVRRETIGNLENGKYNPSFKLTYDIAKVLKAPIEVLFWFEE encoded by the coding sequence ATGCCAATTAAGACTCGAATGAAAGAATATAGGGTAAGGCTAAATATGTCTCAAGAAGATTTAGCTAACAAGGTTGGGGTCAGAAGAGAAACAATTGGGAATCTCGAAAATGGAAAATATAATCCTTCATTCAAACTTACTTATGATATTGCGAAGGTTTTGAAAGCACCTATTGAGGTTCTGTTTTGGTTTGAAGAATAA
- a CDS encoding DUF3796 domain-containing protein: MKNKLSYLGFLGFFGFLSPFSFLGDYSSFVGYFFGFFFFFLYAKVVPDELFIQHVRIAATRAFFVALILGIIVTLSVLILENLDVIRFLVTISLFIPFGTFLISLEIFEHREKKGMQDAN, from the coding sequence ATGAAAAATAAATTATCTTATTTGGGGTTTCTCGGTTTTTTTGGCTTTTTAAGCCCGTTCTCATTTTTAGGTGATTATTCATCGTTTGTAGGTTATTTTTTCGGTTTCTTTTTCTTCTTTTTGTATGCAAAGGTTGTGCCCGATGAGCTCTTTATACAGCATGTTCGTATCGCCGCTACAAGAGCATTTTTCGTAGCACTCATACTGGGCATTATAGTAACATTAAGTGTTTTGATTTTGGAAAATTTAGATGTAATTAGATTCCTTGTTACAATTTCGCTTTTCATACCATTCGGTACATTCCTAATTAGTCTTGAAATATTTGAACATAGAGAAAAGAAAGGGATGCAAGATGCCAATTAA
- a CDS encoding DUF2834 domain-containing protein, translating into MKKIYILLSIIGAVVPYSYFIPFLMENGFNLLLFSQELFANRISTFFAADFFISCLVFWVFLYSETKKYQIRYWWICIIATVTVGLSFALPLFLYFRHSKLQQTT; encoded by the coding sequence GTGAAGAAAATATATATACTGTTATCAATAATTGGGGCAGTTGTACCCTACTCTTATTTCATTCCGTTTTTGATGGAAAATGGATTTAACCTGCTTCTTTTTTCACAAGAATTATTTGCTAATCGTATATCTACTTTCTTTGCTGCAGACTTTTTTATTTCTTGTTTAGTATTTTGGGTATTTTTATATAGCGAAACAAAAAAATACCAAATTAGATATTGGTGGATATGTATTATTGCAACAGTAACAGTTGGACTGTCTTTTGCTCTACCCTTATTTCTTTATTTTAGGCATTCCAAACTCCAACAAACAACATAA
- a CDS encoding alpha/beta fold hydrolase, translated as MRDIKMIAQTVKETFVQLNGFKLFTKFYGDKKNKPTVIMDAGYGDYSKSWKFVVSEISVLTDVLVYDRAGLGKSGKSLNPRTSTYMVKELKEALIRLSIKPPYILVGHSFGGVNARIYTSEYPQEVAGVVLVDSTPEDYKDRFLPTMPKAFQDAYNKQFVYEGTYDEFMESLQQLKDSRRKLSVPLIVISAGKKAHYSEESQGLWNKMQKEILQISSNGEFIIAKNSAHYIQNDEPEVVVNAVKRLIDNI; from the coding sequence ATGAGAGATATAAAGATGATAGCTCAAACAGTGAAAGAAACATTTGTTCAACTTAATGGTTTTAAATTATTTACAAAATTTTATGGGGACAAAAAGAATAAGCCAACTGTCATAATGGATGCTGGATATGGAGACTATTCCAAATCGTGGAAGTTTGTTGTGTCTGAAATTTCTGTACTTACAGATGTTCTCGTTTATGATAGAGCTGGATTAGGAAAAAGCGGGAAAAGCTTGAATCCTAGAACAAGTACATATATGGTAAAAGAGTTAAAAGAAGCCCTTATTCGATTGAGTATTAAGCCCCCTTACATCTTGGTGGGACATTCTTTTGGTGGGGTAAATGCACGCATATATACTTCTGAATATCCTCAAGAGGTCGCAGGGGTAGTGCTAGTTGACTCTACACCCGAAGACTATAAAGATAGGTTTTTGCCAACAATGCCTAAGGCGTTTCAAGATGCTTATAACAAACAATTTGTTTATGAGGGTACATATGATGAATTTATGGAAAGCCTGCAACAGCTAAAGGATTCAAGAAGGAAACTGAGTGTCCCTTTAATTGTTATATCAGCAGGTAAAAAAGCTCATTATTCAGAAGAATCACAAGGGCTATGGAATAAAATGCAGAAGGAGATTCTTCAAATATCCTCTAATGGTGAATTTATAATAGCTAAAAATAGTGCCCATTATATACAAAATGATGAACCAGAAGTCGTAGTTAATGCAGTAAAAAGGTTAATTGATAACATTTGA
- a CDS encoding histidine phosphatase family protein, protein MKTFIYMVRHGDSPKFGKEETRGLTEKGKLDVQRITDVLRGEGIDVVISSPYNRSILTVQQLAKQIGQEVLVFEDLKERIFIAEEERMSDEELFPLIKKSFLDPDFALTGGESNADCQKRAIKVLKELLNTYRGQKVVLGTHGAVMTLMMGYYDSKYELNFLLQTSKPDIYRMEFNGQELVEVKRLWEIS, encoded by the coding sequence ATGAAAACTTTCATATATATGGTGAGACACGGGGATTCACCGAAATTTGGAAAAGAAGAGACAAGAGGATTAACTGAAAAAGGAAAATTAGACGTTCAACGAATAACAGATGTATTACGAGGTGAGGGAATTGACGTTGTTATTTCAAGTCCGTACAATCGTTCAATTCTAACTGTTCAGCAGTTAGCGAAGCAAATAGGACAAGAAGTTTTAGTATTTGAAGACTTAAAAGAGAGAATTTTTATTGCTGAAGAGGAACGAATGTCGGATGAAGAATTATTCCCTTTGATAAAAAAGTCATTCTTAGACCCTGACTTTGCTTTAACGGGAGGAGAGTCTAATGCCGACTGTCAGAAACGTGCTATAAAAGTCTTAAAAGAATTATTAAACACCTATCGAGGGCAGAAAGTAGTATTAGGCACTCATGGAGCTGTAATGACTTTGATGATGGGATATTATGACAGTAAGTATGAATTGAATTTTTTACTACAGACATCAAAACCAGATATATATAGAATGGAATTCAATGGACAGGAATTGGTGGAGGTTAAAAGATTGTGGGAAATTTCATAG
- a CDS encoding IS4 family transposase encodes MNLSIRSELQLFAEELHQHLTPSFLEKLARELAFVQRKRKFSGRDLAIICVWINQRVASDSLVRLCSQLHAVTGTLMSPEGLNKRFNKKAVCFLKHIFSILLKNKICETSVIPSSSITYFQRIRILDATIFQVPKHLASVYPGSGGCAQTAGIKIQLEYDLHSGQFLNFQVEPGKNNDKTFGTECLATLRPGDLCIRDLGYYSLEDLDQMDQRGVYYISRLKLNNMVYIKNEFPEYFRNGTVKKQSQYIKVDLEHIMNTLKPGQIYEISDAYIGKDKKLFTRVIIYRLPEKQLRERKKKQVYTESKKGITYSEKSKRLTGMNIYVTNTPLEWVPMEQIYDFYSLRWQVEIIFKTWKSLFQIHDWHNIKRERLECHIYGKLIAIFLCSSTMFKMRQLILRKKKRELSEYKAIGMIQDHLYILYQAIQQNTREITKILIRLFHLLQKNGRKSHRYEKKTVFDIMGVVYEYSGLRKQKKIA; translated from the coding sequence ATGAATCTTTCGATTCGAAGCGAGCTACAATTATTTGCTGAAGAATTACATCAACATCTTACCCCATCATTTTTAGAAAAACTCGCTAGAGAACTAGCTTTTGTACAACGAAAGCGTAAGTTTTCAGGACGTGATTTAGCTATTATTTGTGTGTGGATTAATCAACGTGTAGCGAGTGATTCCTTAGTTCGACTGTGTAGTCAACTTCATGCTGTTACAGGAACTCTTATGAGCCCAGAAGGACTAAATAAACGCTTCAATAAGAAAGCTGTTTGCTTTTTAAAACATATCTTCTCTATATTATTAAAAAATAAAATTTGTGAAACATCAGTGATTCCAAGCTCTTCAATTACCTATTTTCAACGGATTCGTATTTTAGATGCGACGATTTTTCAAGTGCCAAAACATTTAGCTAGTGTGTATCCTGGATCAGGTGGTTGTGCACAAACAGCAGGTATAAAGATTCAATTAGAATATGATTTACATAGTGGACAGTTTTTAAATTTTCAAGTTGAACCGGGGAAGAACAATGATAAGACCTTTGGAACAGAATGTTTAGCAACATTACGACCTGGCGATTTATGTATTCGGGATTTAGGCTATTATTCACTGGAAGATTTAGATCAAATGGACCAACGAGGCGTGTATTATATATCGCGACTTAAACTAAATAATATGGTGTATATCAAAAATGAGTTTCCTGAATACTTTCGAAATGGAACAGTAAAAAAACAGTCTCAGTACATCAAAGTTGATTTAGAACACATTATGAATACCTTAAAACCGGGACAGATCTATGAAATATCAGATGCTTATATCGGAAAGGATAAAAAACTATTTACACGAGTTATTATATATCGATTACCTGAAAAACAACTTCGAGAGCGTAAGAAAAAACAAGTGTATACGGAAAGTAAAAAGGGTATTACGTACTCAGAGAAAAGCAAACGATTAACTGGTATGAACATTTATGTTACCAATACACCTTTGGAATGGGTTCCGATGGAACAAATATATGATTTTTATTCCCTCCGCTGGCAGGTTGAAATTATCTTTAAAACTTGGAAATCCTTATTTCAAATTCATGATTGGCACAATATCAAACGAGAGCGATTAGAATGCCACATTTATGGAAAACTCATCGCTATTTTTCTATGTTCTTCTACTATGTTTAAGATGCGACAATTAATTTTAAGAAAGAAGAAAAGAGAATTAAGCGAATATAAAGCCATTGGAATGATTCAAGACCATCTATACATTCTTTATCAAGCTATACAGCAAAACACCCGAGAAATAACAAAAATTTTAATCCGCCTGTTCCATCTTCTACAGAAGAACGGACGGAAATCTCACAGATATGAGAAGAAAACTGTCTTTGATATTATGGGTGTTGTGTATGAGTATAGTGGATTGAGGAAACAAAAGAAAATTGCATAA
- a CDS encoding lipoprotein BA_5634 family protein, giving the protein MKKRLGLLIVTGISITLLGACSLFGTKNSPANGLSIEVEQLNEQTRNSIIDLYKDITLSQDQFKIKEGSIDNNKLNIKLPTQFGDARADTPSNLLFISRTTAEKMYKKGLIRKRDNNGGLTSSVSIDSLPKVKKDETILFANKEYKDLKEITFDEKKMNVQYKGDVWLSPYRDGSNVILLIVDDTVFKEINGKEKTRIFLSFNKSFGNLNVASQGKAPELTTEIRKVQTALGTEEKRAVNFVNITEK; this is encoded by the coding sequence GTGAAAAAAAGACTAGGATTATTAATAGTAACAGGCATTTCTATTACCTTATTAGGAGCATGTTCATTATTTGGTACAAAAAACTCCCCAGCAAATGGGCTTTCAATAGAGGTAGAGCAGTTAAATGAACAAACAAGAAATTCTATAATAGACCTATACAAAGATATAACCCTATCACAAGATCAATTTAAAATAAAAGAAGGGAGCATAGATAATAACAAGCTCAACATAAAGCTCCCGACACAGTTTGGGGATGCTAGGGCAGATACTCCTAGTAATTTACTATTTATAAGCAGAACAACTGCTGAAAAAATGTACAAGAAGGGACTTATACGTAAAAGAGATAATAATGGGGGGCTCACATCTTCAGTCTCAATTGACTCGTTACCAAAAGTAAAGAAAGATGAAACCATTTTATTTGCAAATAAAGAATATAAAGACTTGAAAGAAATAACATTTGATGAGAAAAAAATGAATGTTCAATACAAAGGGGATGTATGGTTATCTCCATATCGTGATGGATCCAACGTAATCCTATTAATTGTAGATGATACAGTATTTAAAGAAATAAATGGGAAAGAAAAAACAAGAATATTTCTATCTTTTAATAAATCTTTTGGGAATCTTAATGTAGCCTCTCAAGGGAAAGCACCAGAATTAACAACGGAAATAAGGAAAGTTCAGACGGCTTTAGGCACTGAGGAAAAGAGAGCTGTCAATTTTGTAAATATCACTGAAAAGTAA
- a CDS encoding FtsX-like permease family protein gives MTFRQFAFNNIIRSKRTYLAHFLSSTFAIMIFFTYALLAFHPNLQGDLATSVTINTFAKSGLQISQGLIFFFSFFFILYSVSAFLKTRKKDFGILMLHGMSRSQLNKLVFIENIIIGIASILTGITIGMAFSKFILIMSNNLLIIDKGLPFYMPFKAIGITFGAFFLLFLFISLFTSRLVNVEQLVELIKAEEKPKPEPKASFWLSLFALICMGLGYTAVFHSVNAIQYKGANYVFFMMAAGVSFVVLGTYFLFTQLSVYVLRALKKRENIFFKKTNILTISDLVYQLKDNAKMFFMVTIISTVAFTAVGTCMGLGNSSMAESESPFAFSYQSYNNNHLEKEHLKKIESELHDGEFNFKQVTYSIKQIRDTLYNSNLLSTVIKLSDYNKLAKAFGFEKESLKDENDSVVIPSRKVANTKSNQNNFQLLYRNIKKDMHVNKIVTPKELQETRVTIIIVPDAVYNQMIADPENYYFETTINGFIVKDWEKTKKVAENIVAAFQKDNKGINEHIVDNEKYTFSTLILTWIVMRQGFGLASIMSVLIGIVFFTFAASFLYFRLYTDLERNQQQYKMIAKVGLSKPELKKIVSRQLTLLFFLPISIAITHSTVAFMALQKLANFSVLGSSVMVLICFLVLQIIYFYFVRSQYLKKMYKTIF, from the coding sequence ATGACTTTTCGACAGTTCGCGTTTAATAACATCATTCGAAGTAAAAGAACATATTTGGCCCATTTTTTAAGTAGTACGTTTGCTATAATGATTTTCTTTACTTATGCATTACTTGCATTTCATCCTAATTTACAAGGCGATCTTGCTACCAGTGTAACAATCAATACATTTGCAAAGTCAGGATTACAGATATCGCAGGGGTTAATATTTTTCTTTTCATTCTTCTTTATCCTATATTCTGTAAGTGCATTTTTAAAAACAAGAAAAAAAGATTTTGGAATTCTAATGCTACATGGGATGTCACGTTCACAGTTGAATAAATTAGTATTTATTGAAAATATAATAATTGGTATCGCTTCTATTTTAACAGGAATTACAATTGGAATGGCGTTCTCTAAGTTTATCTTAATTATGAGCAACAATCTGTTAATAATTGATAAAGGACTCCCATTTTACATGCCCTTTAAAGCAATTGGAATAACATTTGGAGCTTTCTTCTTACTATTTTTATTTATTTCACTTTTCACTTCTCGACTAGTAAATGTAGAGCAATTAGTAGAATTAATAAAAGCAGAGGAAAAGCCAAAGCCTGAACCAAAAGCATCCTTTTGGCTATCTTTATTCGCACTTATTTGTATGGGATTAGGATATACGGCTGTCTTCCATAGTGTTAACGCAATTCAGTACAAGGGTGCGAATTATGTATTTTTCATGATGGCGGCAGGGGTGAGCTTTGTTGTACTTGGAACGTATTTCTTATTTACCCAGCTCAGTGTGTATGTGTTACGTGCATTAAAGAAAAGGGAAAATATTTTCTTTAAGAAAACAAACATACTAACCATCTCAGATTTAGTGTATCAATTAAAAGATAATGCAAAAATGTTTTTTATGGTCACTATTATTTCTACCGTTGCCTTCACTGCAGTGGGGACTTGTATGGGATTAGGCAACTCATCCATGGCTGAATCGGAAAGTCCTTTTGCATTTTCTTATCAGTCTTATAATAATAACCATTTAGAAAAAGAACATCTAAAAAAAATAGAAAGCGAACTCCATGATGGTGAGTTTAATTTCAAACAGGTGACTTATTCAATAAAACAAATTCGAGATACTCTCTATAACAGTAATTTATTATCAACCGTTATAAAATTAAGTGATTATAATAAGTTAGCTAAGGCATTTGGTTTTGAAAAAGAAAGCTTAAAAGATGAAAATGATAGTGTTGTCATACCTTCAAGAAAAGTTGCTAATACAAAATCTAATCAAAATAACTTTCAATTGTTGTATAGAAATATAAAAAAAGATATGCATGTAAATAAAATAGTTACTCCGAAAGAATTACAAGAAACAAGAGTAACGATAATTATTGTACCAGACGCTGTATATAATCAAATGATAGCGGATCCAGAGAATTACTATTTTGAAACCACTATTAATGGTTTTATTGTGAAAGATTGGGAGAAAACAAAAAAAGTTGCGGAAAATATTGTAGCTGCTTTTCAGAAGGATAATAAAGGTATAAATGAGCATATAGTAGACAACGAAAAATATACATTTTCGACTTTAATTCTTACATGGATAGTGATGAGGCAAGGGTTTGGACTTGCATCTATCATGAGTGTATTAATAGGCATTGTTTTCTTTACGTTTGCTGCAAGCTTTTTATATTTCCGATTATACACAGACTTAGAACGAAATCAGCAGCAATATAAAATGATAGCAAAGGTCGGTTTAAGCAAACCGGAATTAAAGAAAATTGTGTCACGTCAACTTACATTGTTGTTCTTTTTACCAATTTCAATAGCGATTACACATAGTACGGTTGCTTTTATGGCCTTACAAAAGTTAGCCAATTTTTCAGTTTTGGGTAGTTCAGTTATGGTATTGATTTGTTTCTTAGTTTTGCAAATTATATACTTTTACTTTGTTCGTTCTCAATACTTGAAAAAAATGTATAAAACTATTTTTTAA
- a CDS encoding ABC transporter ATP-binding protein produces the protein MEILHVSDLGKVYAGKISYTALSHIDLKINKGEFVGIMGPSGSGKTTLLNMVSTIDAPTSGEVLIHGENPYLLSPDQLSLFRRRELGFVFQSFNLLNTLTVKENIVLPLTLDGVSPREMEGKVEAIAEKLGITEILDKRTYEISGGQAQRTAIARATIHNPKLLLADEPTGNLDSKSACDVMELLTRLNKENDTTMMLVTHDAMAASYCDRIVFIKDGQLYNEIYCGDNRKVFYRKILEVLALLGGNAYDFSTVRV, from the coding sequence TTGGAAATACTACATGTTTCAGATCTAGGGAAAGTTTATGCTGGGAAAATTTCTTATACAGCATTATCCCATATTGATTTAAAAATAAACAAAGGTGAATTTGTAGGAATTATGGGACCATCTGGGAGTGGTAAAACAACGCTATTAAATATGGTGTCTACTATAGATGCTCCAACATCAGGAGAAGTATTAATTCATGGAGAAAATCCATATCTGTTATCTCCAGATCAGTTGTCTTTATTTCGAAGACGTGAATTAGGGTTTGTTTTTCAATCATTTAATCTCCTTAATACATTGACAGTGAAAGAAAATATTGTTCTTCCACTTACGCTTGATGGTGTAAGCCCTAGAGAAATGGAAGGGAAAGTTGAAGCTATTGCTGAAAAACTGGGGATAACTGAAATATTAGATAAACGTACGTATGAAATTTCTGGTGGACAAGCTCAAAGAACAGCAATCGCACGTGCTACTATTCATAATCCGAAATTATTACTTGCGGATGAGCCCACAGGAAATTTGGATTCAAAATCTGCTTGTGATGTGATGGAATTATTGACAAGGCTTAACAAAGAAAATGACACAACGATGATGTTAGTGACACATGACGCAATGGCTGCGAGTTATTGTGATCGAATCGTGTTTATCAAAGATGGACAGTTATACAATGAGATTTATTGCGGAGATAATCGCAAAGTATTCTATCGAAAAATTCTAGAAGTTTTAGCATTATTAGGAGGAAATGCATATGACTTTTCGACAGTTCGCGTTTAA